ATACCGGTAAGAGAGAGAATAGCGGCAAACTTCATGGTGATGAGGTTGTAACTGTTGGAAGTGAGGAGTAATGAGTGATTGGATACATCATCTTGAGATCTAAAAGCATCTACTTATATATTCGGGATCAAATACTCTATTCTACACTCTCGTGAAGTCGGCCTTCAGCTGGCTAAGTAAAAGATCGGTAAGCGGTTTACTCAGCGTTTCTGTGGGGTAGCTTCATGTATGCCCAATAAGGCTGGCCAGTAACATTCAGAGAAGCAAGTGAGTTAGATTAATGTTACTCTGCTACCATAGCTCCTTAGCTCGAATCCTGATATGACTAAGGTCTTAATTGACTGAAAAAGCGCTATCCGTAAGGTCTTGGTAACGGCAAGGAGCAGTAGCTGAAACGCCAAATACGAATACCCACTTCAGCACGCGGCCGTCCTAATCCtatctttaatcttttaCGAGAAACGATCTGCCGGCATATCAATCTCATCGGCAGTTACACGCCGTGGGAGGAATCCAACAGCGGCCGATCGTTGACCAAACCTGACTCGGGATTTTCAGGGCTCATCCGAGCGTCGGATGTGGATGCTGCATGACAACCCGTATTATTCCCTGCTGTGCCTAATACTTCCTCCGTCTCTTTGAGAAGGAAGTTAGCCGATTTAAAGTGGCACATGATTTTAGGGTCGATGGTACTGTCTCCTGCACGTTGCTTAAACTGATGGAGGCATGGGAACTGAATGAGCATGGTGATGGGGGGGCGGGATTGAAACCGCCCAAGGAAGGTGTCTCAGGGCATGCGGTCCGAGGATCATGCTATTGATGTTATTCGAATGCATACAACGTAAGAGATATTAGGCGTCTCCCATACCTCCCAGCCAATAAGACAGGAGGTTGAGATTGGTCTCGTGATGAGAACTCAGGCACCGTGCCGCTTGGTCGTATAGCCTTACCATCATCCCTGAAGGTGATCACCGTATTCGGCGTATTGAGTTGCATACTGCAACGTCGGGTATTGTCAGCCCCTCCGGAAGTCGGCCGCTACCATAAGTCATGTGCCATGGTATGATCAGCTTCATGGCCTACACGTGCTGAATCCGCCATCTGAGCCCCTGCAGGGCCTAGAACGAAGCGGTTAAATGCACGGTCTCGCCCAGTCAGTATGAATGATACGATGAAGCGGGGAACCAATGCAGGAAACCTTCGCATCTCGGACCTTGTCCTTCCGGTATGCCTTGGGACGACGCCCCGATGTTCCGAAGTGCGGAGCTGGCTCAGTGATGTGACAGCAACAGCCAAATACAGCAACTCGAGAATACCACATGCAAAAACGATGCACATTGGGTATACCTTGCCTAATATCATACAACATAGACTTTCGAGTTGTGTGCCAAAACGAGTATACATAAGACTATCAGTCTACCAGTTGAGGAGCACAAGACTGTATCAACTCTACAATCAAACAAAATCAAATCAGTCCTTCATCCACCCATCTCCACACTTTTTGCAAAATGAAGCTgaatctcctcttcctcgcgaCCGCCGTCATCGCCGCTCCCTCGCCAGACATCGAGTCCAGGGATGTCGAAGCCCGTGCGACATGCTGGAACCGAAGCAGTTGCTCCCGGACCTGGGCCGGCAAATGTGAGGACTACTGCAAACCCTACAAGTTCTCCCACATGGCCAAAACCGACTGCGGATTTTTGTCGCAGCGATGCTGCTGCAAGACCAAGTAGTGGCCGTGCTGCTTGCCGCTGAGTCTTGTCGGATGGCTCTACGCCTGCGGTGGTTGTGATAGGACTGTGAGATCTTGCTGGAGAGATTAGGAAAATGGGGTGTATAGGCATGGCTGGCAAGGGATTACGGTTTGGCTGCGATGCTGGCCTGGGACCACAATTGTATTTACTATCATCCTTGATCATCTCATCAGTTTTGAGTACACACTCGATGTAAAATAAGTACCCCCCGATCCTTCCCGTAATGCTGTAACATTTTCACCACTTGCCCATCATTCCTAGCTATACACCAGCCCGTCTCACCGATCAGAGGCTTTCATCCTTTGCGCCCATAACAACCTCATCAATACCCGAGGACCCCTGAATACCCAAGGAGAATCAGGACCAACTAAACGAGTGCACCCATAACGTCACAGTAACCATCCAGGTCCTCATCTTCGGCAGCTCGCTTCGCCGCGTGATCCGCCATGGCATTCAGCGATCTTGGTATCTTCCAAAACTCAACCTTCAAgccgagctcctcaagccGCTCGAATTCCCCAAGCAGTGCCTCCCAAAGATCCCTGTTCTTCACAGCCCCTCGGTTGCTGGTCCTCCACCCGTTCCATAACCATCCCGACACCCATTCGGTGGCGCCTTTAGCGACGTACTCTGAGTCGGTGGCAATGACCAGCTTGGTGAAGCCTTCGCCCGGCCAGTACCGGAAACGTAGGGCGGCTAGGACGGCTCGTAGCTCGGCACGGTTGTTCGTCTGCTCGTGGCAGTCGCCCCAGGGCCCAAAGTTCTCAAGACGTCCGGAAACTATGCCTGAATCGCTGTCGGTTACTGGTTTGAAGCAAATGGCCCAACCTGCTCTGGGGTTGGATCCACCATTTTCGAGACAGGCGCCATCAGCGAAGATTAGGAATTCGTCTGGATTATTGTTGCGGATGAAGCGATAAACATGGGGGCTTGCCCGTCTGCCCAGGCCGGCTGGGAATAGTTCGTTAGGCAGAGCTCCTGCTGATGGCGGGACAAATTTGGATGGGTAGACGCGTCCTCTGCCTCGTATGCAGCCCTGTTCTCGCATTGGAAGGGGTTGACAATCGATTACCGGGTCAATCCGTCGAAAGTATCCTGGACCCGCGCGATCGTGATCGTGTACCACAGAGCCTCCTTGGTAAGAAAGCATGTCAAGTTCTCCGGCCGAGTCTGGGAGCTCATCATCCATGAAGGTGTAATCGACGCAGCAGGACCCGCAAATGGGCAAGCCGTGACGTCCACAGGCTAGACGCCCATCTGGGAGCTCAATGGGGCTATCCATGCTGTAGACTTCTGGTCGGGCTTAGTATGGGTGAGGATCAATTTTGACTGTGATGAAGTTGAACGTCACCGCGCTTGTAGTGTGTCCCGTCACGTGACTGATCTCTCGGACGCTGAGGTGCTGCCGTCACGCCTTCCGCATTTTTTTTTCGCTCAGATAACGGCTGTGAACATACTCTGTACCTACTTTACTATGATATGATGGGGAAATGTTTTGATCTGTATTTTTCAGTTtgttgctttttttttttacagACCTCAATTTGGTCAACCGCACGACGAAGTAGAGGCCACGCCACAGGGCCCATGTTGTACAGGTTGAGAAGTCTTTGGTGCCTCGGAATTGTTTGCGTTTAAGTTCTACTTAAATTTGTCAAATTTATGTTTTCTGATTGCCTTTTCTTTTCAAGTACTATGATAGGAAGATGTTGAGGCCCCGGTAAATGAGGTCAGAACCAGGGTGGCGATGTAGATATAGGGTGGAAGTGGTCTTTTAAACAGAAAAGAGAAAGCGAGAGAGACGAAAAATCATTACTTGCAAGAAGGCTTGAATGACTACTCAGTAA
This region of Fusarium falciforme chromosome 5, complete sequence genomic DNA includes:
- a CDS encoding RNase H type-1 domain-containing protein, with protein sequence MDSPIELPDGRLACGRHGLPICGSCCVDYTFMDDELPDSAGELDMLSYQGGSVVHDHDRAGPGYFRRIDPVIDCQPLPMREQGCIRGRGRVYPSKFVPPSAGALPNELFPAGLGRRASPHVYRFIRNNNPDEFLIFADGACLENGGSNPRAGWAICFKPVTDSDSGIVSGRLENFGPWGDCHEQTNNRAELRAVLAALRFRYWPGEGFTKLVIATDSEYVAKGATEWVSGWLWNGWRTSNRGAVKNRDLWEALLGEFERLEELGLKVEFWKIPRSLNAMADHAAKRAAEDEDLDGYCDVMGALV